Proteins from a single region of Hordeum vulgare subsp. vulgare chromosome 6H, MorexV3_pseudomolecules_assembly, whole genome shotgun sequence:
- the LOC123401617 gene encoding DNA-binding protein SMUBP-2-like, producing MSLDLFSSRFLFSSGAAKKLPSRRRVTFVAAAPSSASTPSPARSQDASSSSRQRSVRVAPLGPSKGAPRPAGGNGRTRRRRQRRTVEGGQEQGGCVPSVEEASIRVGTLYENGDPLGRKELGRCVVEWLRQGMQSMASKFASAELQGEMADLTTAALTLNWGSAEGQLGFVIQAQPYLSPVPMPKGLEALCFKACTHYPTLFDHFQRELRGVLLSYQNQGLIYDWRSTQTWKLLKEMANSTHHRAAVRRTTPRTKAVHSSIGISLKKVRLMQDRIEDFVRHMSDLLRIERDAELEFTQEELNATTMLDNNSKPSKPVEYLVTHGQAQQEQCDTICNLSVISSSTGLGGLHLVLFRIEGEHKLPPTTLSPGDMVCVRTCNSRGEGATSCMQGFLYNLGEDGCSITVALESRHGDPTFSRLFGKSVRIDRIQGLADALTYERNLEALMLLQRNGLLKSNASIDVVATLFGDGKDVMKMEQNCLIDWGESSLPDPRLSERYAFDDSQLRALSLGLNKKRPVLVIQGPPGTGKTVLLTELIVRAVRQGENVLVTAPSNAAVDNMVEKLSSTGLNIVRVGNPARISPSVTSKSLAEIVNGRLSQFRKELERKRTDLRKDLRDCIEDDSLAAGIRQLLKQLGRDLEMKEKETIMEVLSDAQVVLSTNTGAADPLIRKIGCFDLVIIDEAGQGIEPSCWIPILQGKRCILAGDHCQLAPAILSRKALEGGLGKSMMERASLLHDGLLTTRLTVQHRMHDSIASWASKEMYQGLLQSSHSVASHLLADSPVVKDTWITRCPLLLLDTRMPYGILNADCVEHLDPAGTGSFYNDGEADIVTQHVLNLVHCGVSPSEIAIQSPYIAQVQLLREKIEEYPGLSGVEVSTVDSFQGREADAVVLSMVRSNPLGAVGFMGDSRLMNVAITRARRHVTVVCDTSTICHSTFLARLLRHIRRYGQVKHVAPGSLDGVSGLGFSQPTLPSIS from the exons ATGTCTCTTGATCTCTTTTCCTCTAGGTTCCTGTTTTCTTCTGGCGCTGCGAAGAAGCTCCCCAGCAGGAGAAGGGTCACGTTCGTTGCTGCTGCTCCTTCGTCTGCGTCCACGCCGTCGCCGGCACGGTCGCAGgatgcctcttcttcttccaggcaAAGGAGTGTACGTGTTGCGCCATTGGGTCCCAGCAAAGGTGCGCCTCGACCTGCCGGTGGCAATGGCAGGactaggaggaggaggcagaggaggaCGGTCGAGGGAGGGCAAGAACAAGGCGGCTGCGTGCCGTCGGTGGAGGAGGCGTCCATAAGGGTAGGGACGCTGTATGAGAACGGCGATCCACTAGGCCGGAAGGAGCTTGGCCGGTGTGTTGTGGAGTGGCTAAGGCAGGGGATGCAATCCATGGCATCCAAATTCGCTTCGGCCGAGCTTCAGGGTGAGATGGCGGACCTCACCACAGCGGCATTGACCCTGAATTGGGGATCAGCAGAAGGCCAGCTTGGGTTTGTGATCCAGGCACAGCCTTATCTCTCACCCGTCCCCATGCCCAAGGGTCTGGAGGCACTCTGCTTCAAGGCCTGTACACACTACCCCACCCTTTTCGACCATTTCCAGCGTGAGCTCCGTGGTGTCCTGCTGAGTTACCAGAACCAGGGGCTCATCTACGACTGGCGCTCCACGCAGACATGGAAGCTGTTGAAGGAAATGGCCAATTCTACTCATCACCGGGCAGCTGTGCGCAGGACGACACCACGAACTAAAGCGGTTCACAGTAGCATCGGCATAAGCCTCAAGAAGGTAAGGCTGATGCAGGATAGGATTGAAGACTTTGTGAGGCATATGTCAGACCTGCTACGCATCGAGCGAGACGCGGAGCTGGAGTTTACACAGGAGGAGCTGAATGCCACAACTATGCTTGACAACAATTCCAAGCCATCCAAGCCAGTTGAGTACTTGGTGACCCATGGGCAGGCTCAGCAGGAGCAGTGTGACACCATTTGCAACTTGAGTGTCATCAGCAGCTCAACTG GATTGGGAGGCTTGCATTTGGTTCTATTCAGAATTGAAGGTGAACACAAGCTGCCTCCAACTACACTGTCACCTGGGGACATGGTTTGTGTGAGAACATGTAATAGCCGTGGTGAGGgagccacttcttgcatgcaaggcTTTCTTTATAATCTCGGGGAGGATGGTTGCAGCATAACTGTGGCTCTGGAATCTCGCCATGGTGACCCAACTTTCTCCAGGTTATTTGGGAAAAGTGTGCGCATTGACCGGATACAGGGATTGGCTGATGCACTTACTTACGAG CGGAATCTTGAAGCATTGATGCTACTTCAAAGGAATGGTTTGCTGAAAAGTAATGCTTCCATTGATGTGGTAGCTACTCTGTTCGGTGACGGCAAAGATGTCATGAAGATGGAGCAGAATTGCCTGATTGATTGGGGTGAATCGAGTCTACCTGATCCAAGGCTATCAGAGAGGTATGCATTTGATGACTCCCAATTAAGGGCTCTCTCATTAGGCCTGAACAAGAAGAGGCCTGTTTTAGTCATCCAGGGGCCTCCTGGCACGGGCAAGACAGTTTTGCTCACGGAACTCATTGTACGTGCTGTCCGGCAGGGTGAAAATGTCCTTGTGACAGCTCCAAGCAATGCGGCAGTCGATAACATGGTTGAAAAGTTATCAAGTACTGGCTTAAACATTGTGCGAGTTGGAAACCCTGCTCGGATATCACCATCAGTTACTTCGAAGTCCTTGGCAGAGATTGTGAATGGAAGGCTTAGTCAGTTTAGGAAGGAACTTGAGAGAAAGAGAACTGACTTAAGAAAGGACTTGAGGGACTGCATAGAGGACGATTCTTTAGCAGCAGGCATTCGTCAACTTCTGAAGCAACTTGGGAGGGATCTGGAAATGAAAGAGAAAGAAACGATCATGGAAGTGCTATCTGATGCACAGGTTGTGCTTTCTACTAACACAGGGGCAGCCGATCCACTTATCAGGAAAATTGGTTGCTTTGACTTGGTAATTATAGATGAAGCAGGTCAAGGAATTGAGCCCTCTTGCTGGATTCCCATACTGCAGGGGAAACGTTGTATTCTTGCTGGTGATCATTGCCAACTTGCACCTGCCATATTGTCAAGGAAGGCATTGGAAGGTGGGCTTGGTAAATCTATGATGGAAAGGGCTTCATTGTTGCATGATGGATTACTTACTACAAGACTGACAGTCCAGCATAGAATGCATGATTCAATAGCCAGTTGGGCATCTAAAGAGATGTATCAGGGGTTACTCCAGTCTTCTCATTCTGTAGCTTCACATCTTCTTGCCGACTCTCCAGTTGTAAAG GATACTTGGATAACTCGGTGCCCACTGCTTCTACTTGATACCCGAATGCCATATGGAATTCTAAATGCTGATTGTGTGGAGCATTTAGACCCTGCTGGCACAGGCTCGTTTTATAATGATGGAGAAGCAGACATAGTTACACAGCATGTTCTCAATCTTGTGCATTGTG GAGTGTCTCCAAGTGAGATAGCCATCCAGTCACCCTACATTGCTCAGGTTCAATTGTTGAGAGAGAAGATAGAAGAATATCCAGGGCTTTCTGGGGTTGAGGTTTCAACAGTAGATAGCTTTCAAGGGAGGGAGGCAGATGCGGTGGTCCTATCAATG GTTCGGTCAAACCCACTGGGAGCGGTAGGGTTCATGGGCGACAGCAGGCTGATGAATGTGGCTATCACAAGGGCCCGCCGACATGTCACCGTGGTATGTGACACCTCGACCATTTGCCACAGCACCTTCCTCGCCCGGCTCCTCCGTCATATCAGGCGGTATGGACAAGTAAAACATGTTGCACCTGGTTCCCTAGATGGGGTTTCCGGCCTCGGCTTCAGCCAACCCACTCTCCCGTCTATCAGCTAG